Part of the Psychromonas sp. psych-6C06 genome, AAGATGGACGACACTATGCAGCGCATATTTCTGCGCCTAAAATGGCTGAAATAACTTCTCATCAATTACTCGGTAATATTATTCGCTATAACTTATCGGTAGAAAAACAAGCATTAACTGTTGATCTTTTAAACCGTTCATCTGAACGATTGATGCCCGCAGGTAGCCAGGTTGAATTGCTATTTAACCTCAATGAAATACAGCCTGTAGGAGTTTAATATGCCACGAGCGCTACATGTTTTTGATATGGATGACACCTTGGTAAATGGTGATTGTTCAATGCTTTGGAATGAGTTTTTAGTGAAAAGGGGGATTATTACAGAGCCAAATTTCCTTGAAACAGATCGTAAAATGATGGCCCTTTATGCAAAAGGCGAGATGGATATGGCATCTTATCTGCAATTTTCTCTCGCGCCGATTGCAACAATAAGGGCTGATAAAATTGATAAGTTAGTCGATCAGTTTGTTGAAAATGTGGTTTTGCCAAGGGTTTTTCCTGAAGCGTTAGCGTTAATTCAGCAACTCAAAGAAGGTAAAGTACCTTTACTTATTATTTCTGCAACAGTTACTTTTATCGTTCAAAAAGTTGCTACTTGCCTTGGCATTGAACACGCAATTGGCATTGACCTTCATTTAGAAGATCGCTGTTATAGTCATAGAGTATCCGGTATTGCCAGTTATAGAGAGGGTAAGATTGAACGCCTAAACCATTGGCTAGAAGCCGAACAGTTTGATTTTGAAGAGATTCATTTTTATACCGACTCTATTAATGATCTGCCATTATGTTTATACGCGGATCATGCTTACTTAATCAATCCCTGTACGCAGTTAAGCGCACAGCAAAAAATCAATAAACAATGGCTGGTATATGAATGGGGAAAATAAACACTTTTCTGCTATCCATAAATGATAATAGATGGTGAAAATCTTTATGTGTGCATACACTTAGGAGATAGATATTTTTGTCTAGGGTAGCTTAGGAGCTTTTATGGCGATAGGGCGTTGGTTTTTAAATTTTGGTCTGATCGCATCTCTTATGTTGAGCCATTATGCTTGCGCTACCTCTCTGCGTCTAGTTATCCCACAATTCCCTCCTTATACCAGCGAAGAAAAGGGTATTTTTTCAGGAATAGGTATCAATTTAATTGATCGGGTGATGAAAGATATTGGCATTGATTATCAGCTTCGAGTAACCCCTAATTATGCCCGCGCTTTAGGTGAAGTTGTGCGTGGGCAAGCCGATGGCTTTTTTCTTGCCTCTGAAAATGAACAGCGCAACGAGGTTGCTGTATTTAGTGAGCCGTTGCTGATAAATCACTGGAGTTGGTTTTTTGCGCCCAACAAACAGCTCGACCCTACTTCTAATAGTTTTAAATCTACAGCAAATGTTGCCACTATTCATGGTTCAAATACTCATGTTTGGCTAACCAAACAGGGCTATCAGAGTATTACCAAAAGTAATTCGGGGTATATGTTTCCGCGTTTATTATTAGAAAAAAAACGTATTGATGCTGTCTTTTTAGCGTCTGTTGTATTTCGCAAAGAGCTTGAGTTTTACGGTTACAAGTCGAGTGATTATGTTGAAGTAGTAGAGAAATCCAAACCTTTTGGTATCTATATCAGTAAAGAGTATTTGAAAAAATATCCCGATTTTATGAGCAAGCTAAATAATGCGATTATTAAAATTCAAAAATTAGATTAACCAATCTATCTAACCTCAGTTCAGGATAACTAAAGTGAAATATCAGCGCTATTTTCACTCACTGATGCGTTAAATTATTTTTAATAACAACTCGTTATTGTTACGATAATTGACCTTGAATTACGCAAAACTAACGCTACTGAGTATTAAAAATAATCACTATCTGACCTACCTTGTGGGTTAAAAGAATAGATAACTGCGTTGCATTCAATCGCAATAGCTGACTCTCACTCAATCATGCGCCTGCGCTCTATCATTTTTCCTCAACAAGCCCTGATCACAATATTATGCGCAATGGTGTGATTTAAAATGCTCTTACGCTTACATTAACCAACATTGTGGCTTTTTAGCTTTGATCTATTGCTGTTTTTTATTCGTATTAGTGCTTAGTTTAATTAATTTCAGTGCTTAGTGCTTGTGCCATAAATTGTGCAATCCAAGGTTGTGCTTCAGCTTTAGGGTGTAAACCATCTTTCATCATCCATTCGGGCTTGGTGATCACATGCTCTAAAAAGAAGGGCAGTAATGGTACTTTGTGTTGTTCACTAAGTGTGGGGTAAATACCGGCAAAGGCTTGGCTGTAACGTTTACCATAATTTGTAGGTACATGGATTTGCATTAACAGAGGGCGTGCATCATTCTTCTTAATATTATTGATCATCTTGGTTAGATTTTTATTGACAATATTAGGTGAAAAACCGCGTAAACCATCATTTGCCCCGAGTTCTATTAATACATAGTCTGGCTGATGTTTGTTTAATAACGCAGGTAATCTTGCTACGCCGTTACCCGTGGTATCCCCTGAAATACTGGCATTAATTACGGTGACTTTTTTGCCCTGTTTTTGTAGCTCTTCAGGTAACAGTGCGGGCCAGCTTTGCTCGCTGCGCATTTGATAACCGGCGCTGAGGCTATCTCCAACAATCAGTAACGTGTTACTGTAAACCATCAATGAAAACATTAACGAACAGAGTGTTGATACTACTAAAAAAGTGAGTTTAATCATGAGCCAATCCATTATACAAGTTGATAATATTACTAAATCAGTGATCAGTAATGATAGTCAATTATCTATTCTTAAAGGTATTTCTTTTAGCGTTAACGCTGGAGAATCCGTTGCAATTATGGGCACATCTGGTGCCGGTAAGTCAACATTAATGGGCTTATTAGCGGGGTTGGATCAGCCGACTTCTGGTTCTATTACGTTGTTAGATGCCAAAATTTCTGAAATGGATGATGAGCAACGTGCTGCAGTGCGCGGTGAGTCGATTGGTTTTGTGTTTCAAAATTTCTTGCTTATTCCATCACTAAACGCCTTCCAAAATGTCACTTTGCCGATGGTATTACGTGGTAATGAAGACGATGCTACGAATACTGAACGAGCCAAAAAATTATTAGCAGAAGTAGGGCTCGCTGGGCGAGAAACACACTTACCCACGCAGCTTTCTGGTGGCGAACAGCAACGTGTAGCGCTCGCACGTGCCTTTGTCACTCAACCGAAAGTCCTTTTTGCCGATGAACCGACGGGTAATTTAGATCAGCAGACAGCACAACATATCATTGAGTTACTGTTTGAGATGAATAAAGAGCAGGGCACCACGCTTATTTTGGTGACGCATGATGCAAACCTTGCTAAACGTTGTCAGCGCACACTCATCATTAACGATGGTCAATGTCAGGAAAGCCTATGAAATCTAATAAAATGATAATTAGCTGGAGTTGGCGAGAGATCTGGTTTGGGCAACTATGGCCGGTGATGGTTGCATTAACTTTGATAATTGCCTGTGTGGTGGCTTTATCAACATTGGCTTTGCGCGTCGAAAAAGTGATGACCAATGAAGGGCGAGCGTTATTAGCCGCTGATTTAGTGTTTCGTTCGGCAAACCCCATTGAAGACAGCCTTCGAGCGCGAGCAGAGCAACAAGGGTTGATTGTCTCTGAGCAAAGCCGTTTTCAGACCATGGCATTTAGCGACAAGAAGATGCAATTGGTGTCGGTAAAAAGTGTTGAAAGTAATTACCCCTTGCGTGGCGAACTTATTTTAAGTGCTGAGAATCAGCAGTTGGTTAATCAAGTTAATCCCGGA contains:
- a CDS encoding HAD family hydrolase, which produces MPRALHVFDMDDTLVNGDCSMLWNEFLVKRGIITEPNFLETDRKMMALYAKGEMDMASYLQFSLAPIATIRADKIDKLVDQFVENVVLPRVFPEALALIQQLKEGKVPLLIISATVTFIVQKVATCLGIEHAIGIDLHLEDRCYSHRVSGIASYREGKIERLNHWLEAEQFDFEEIHFYTDSINDLPLCLYADHAYLINPCTQLSAQQKINKQWLVYEWGK
- a CDS encoding transporter substrate-binding domain-containing protein, which codes for MAIGRWFLNFGLIASLMLSHYACATSLRLVIPQFPPYTSEEKGIFSGIGINLIDRVMKDIGIDYQLRVTPNYARALGEVVRGQADGFFLASENEQRNEVAVFSEPLLINHWSWFFAPNKQLDPTSNSFKSTANVATIHGSNTHVWLTKQGYQSITKSNSGYMFPRLLLEKKRIDAVFLASVVFRKELEFYGYKSSDYVEVVEKSKPFGIYISKEYLKKYPDFMSKLNNAIIKIQKLD
- the tesA gene encoding multifunctional acyl-CoA thioesterase I/protease I/lysophospholipase L1, giving the protein MIKLTFLVVSTLCSLMFSLMVYSNTLLIVGDSLSAGYQMRSEQSWPALLPEELQKQGKKVTVINASISGDTTGNGVARLPALLNKHQPDYVLIELGANDGLRGFSPNIVNKNLTKMINNIKKNDARPLLMQIHVPTNYGKRYSQAFAGIYPTLSEQHKVPLLPFFLEHVITKPEWMMKDGLHPKAEAQPWIAQFMAQALSTEIN
- a CDS encoding ABC transporter ATP-binding protein, which translates into the protein MSQSIIQVDNITKSVISNDSQLSILKGISFSVNAGESVAIMGTSGAGKSTLMGLLAGLDQPTSGSITLLDAKISEMDDEQRAAVRGESIGFVFQNFLLIPSLNAFQNVTLPMVLRGNEDDATNTERAKKLLAEVGLAGRETHLPTQLSGGEQQRVALARAFVTQPKVLFADEPTGNLDQQTAQHIIELLFEMNKEQGTTLILVTHDANLAKRCQRTLIINDGQCQESL